One genomic segment of Odocoileus virginianus isolate 20LAN1187 ecotype Illinois chromosome 17, Ovbor_1.2, whole genome shotgun sequence includes these proteins:
- the KRT24 gene encoding keratin, type I cytoskeletal 24 isoform X2, translating into MSCSSRMSSSRAGGSSSVRVSAGGSSFSSGSRYGLGGGSARGFRGGAGSCGLSGGASGGFGGGFGSSSIGGGFGGASDKVRALEEANADLENKIKEWYEKFGPGSGDGGAGRDYSKYYPIIEDLRNQIITATIENSGIILQIDNARLAADDFRLKYENELHLRQTVEADINGLRKVLDDLTMTRSDLEMQIESLTEELAYLKKNHEEEMKSMQGSSGGDVTVEMNAAPGTDLTKLLNDMRAQYEELAEQNRREAEEQFNKQSASLQAQISTDAGAASSAKNEITELKRTLQALEIELQSQLAMKSSLEGTLADTEANYMVQLSQIQMQISSLEEQICQIRGETECQNAEYEQLLDIKTRLEMEIETYRRLLDGEGGGSGFGGSDFRSSGSRNMVSRDSSMSDGSRSGTSVQGRDPSKSRVTKTIIEEVVDGKVISSQVSNVSEVKLK; encoded by the exons ATGTCTTGCTCATCtcgcatgtcctcctccagggctggaGGCAGCAGCTCCGTGAGGGTTTCTGCTGGTGGCAGCAGCTTCAGCAGCGGAAGCAGATACGGTCTCGGGGGAGGCTCTGCCCGGGGCTTCCGAGGAGGGGCCGGCAGCTGTGGCCTGAGTGGGGGCGCAAGCGGAGGCTTTGGAGGGGGCTTTGGTAGCTCCTCCATAGGGGGCGGTTTTGGAGGAGCTTCAG ATAAAGTCAGGGCCCTGGAAGAAGCCAACGCGGACCTAGAGAACAAAATCAAGGAGTGGTATGAGAAATTTGGGCCCGGGTCTGGGGATGGTGGAGCTGGAAGAGATTACAGCAAATACTATCCAATCATTGAAGATCTCAGGAATCAG ATCATTACTGCCACCATTGAAAATTCTGGGATCATTCTGCAAATTGATAATGCCAGACTGGCTGCTGATGACTTCAGACTGAA ATATGAGAACGAGCTGCATCTCCGGCAGACCGTGGAGGCTGACATCAATGGCCTGCGGAAAGTCTTGGATGACTTGACCATGACTCGCTCTGACCTGGAGATGCAGATTGAGAGCCTCACTGAGGAGCTGGCCTACCTGAAGAAGAACCACGAGGAG GAAATGAAGAGTATGCAAGGAAGCTCCGGAGGGGATGTGACTGTGGAAATGAACGCCGCCCCAGGCACGGACCTGACTAAGTTACTGAATGACATGAGGGCACAGTATGAGGAGCTGGCTGAGCAGAACCGCCGTGAGGCCGAGGAGCAGTTCAACAAGCAG agTGCCTCACTGCAAGCACAGATCTCAACTGATGCCGGGGCAGCCAGTTCCGCCAAGAATGAGATCACAGAACTGAAACGCACTCTGCAAGCCCTGGAAATTGAACTGCAGTCCCAACTGGCCATG aAAAGCTCCTTGGAAGGGACCTTGGCCGACACGGAGGCCAACTACATGGTGCAGCTGTCACAAATTCAGATGCAGATCAGCAGCCTGGAGGAGCAGATCTGCCAGATCCGGGGTGAGACTGAATGCCAGAACGCAGAATATGAGCAGCTGCTGGACATCAAGACCCGCCTGGAGATGGAGATTGAGACCTACCGCCGCCTGCTTGATGGAGAAGGAGG tggTTCTGGTTTTGGAGGATCTGATTTTAGAAGTTCAGGATCCAGAAACATGGTATCCAGGGATTCATCCATGTCTGATGGCTCAAGATCTGGAACTTCTGTCCAAGgcagag ACCCAAGCAAGAGCAGAGTGACTAAGACCATCATAGAGGAGGTGGTGGATGGCAAAGTCATCTCATCTCAAGTCAGCAATGTTTCTGAGGTGAAACTGAAATAA
- the KRT24 gene encoding keratin, type I cytoskeletal 24 isoform X1 has protein sequence MSCSSRMSSSRAGGSSSVRVSAGGSSFSSGSRYGLGGGSARGFRGGAGSCGLSGGASGGFGGGFGSSSIGGGFGGASGSGIGFGGGSGFGGGSSFGGASGFGGSAGYGGGARGGFYTYGGGVGGGLGDGGLFSGGEKQTMQNLNDRLANYLDKVRALEEANADLENKIKEWYEKFGPGSGDGGAGRDYSKYYPIIEDLRNQIITATIENSGIILQIDNARLAADDFRLKYENELHLRQTVEADINGLRKVLDDLTMTRSDLEMQIESLTEELAYLKKNHEEEMKSMQGSSGGDVTVEMNAAPGTDLTKLLNDMRAQYEELAEQNRREAEEQFNKQSASLQAQISTDAGAASSAKNEITELKRTLQALEIELQSQLAMKSSLEGTLADTEANYMVQLSQIQMQISSLEEQICQIRGETECQNAEYEQLLDIKTRLEMEIETYRRLLDGEGGGSGFGGSDFRSSGSRNMVSRDSSMSDGSRSGTSVQGRDPSKSRVTKTIIEEVVDGKVISSQVSNVSEVKLK, from the exons ATGTCTTGCTCATCtcgcatgtcctcctccagggctggaGGCAGCAGCTCCGTGAGGGTTTCTGCTGGTGGCAGCAGCTTCAGCAGCGGAAGCAGATACGGTCTCGGGGGAGGCTCTGCCCGGGGCTTCCGAGGAGGGGCCGGCAGCTGTGGCCTGAGTGGGGGCGCAAGCGGAGGCTTTGGAGGGGGCTTTGGTAGCTCCTCCATAGGGGGCGGTTTTGGAGGAGCTTCAGGTTCTGGGATTGGCTTTGGTGGGGGCTCTGGCTTTGGTGGGGGCTCTAGCTTTGGCGGGGCTTCTGGCTTCGGCGGGAGTGCGGGATATGGCGGAGGCGCTCGTGGAGGTTTCTACACCTATGGTGGTGGCGTGGGTGGTGGCCTGGGTGACGGGGGGCTTTTCTCTGGAGGTGAAAAGCAAACCATGCAGAACCTCAATGACCGGCTGGCCAATTACCTAGATAAAGTCAGGGCCCTGGAAGAAGCCAACGCGGACCTAGAGAACAAAATCAAGGAGTGGTATGAGAAATTTGGGCCCGGGTCTGGGGATGGTGGAGCTGGAAGAGATTACAGCAAATACTATCCAATCATTGAAGATCTCAGGAATCAG ATCATTACTGCCACCATTGAAAATTCTGGGATCATTCTGCAAATTGATAATGCCAGACTGGCTGCTGATGACTTCAGACTGAA ATATGAGAACGAGCTGCATCTCCGGCAGACCGTGGAGGCTGACATCAATGGCCTGCGGAAAGTCTTGGATGACTTGACCATGACTCGCTCTGACCTGGAGATGCAGATTGAGAGCCTCACTGAGGAGCTGGCCTACCTGAAGAAGAACCACGAGGAG GAAATGAAGAGTATGCAAGGAAGCTCCGGAGGGGATGTGACTGTGGAAATGAACGCCGCCCCAGGCACGGACCTGACTAAGTTACTGAATGACATGAGGGCACAGTATGAGGAGCTGGCTGAGCAGAACCGCCGTGAGGCCGAGGAGCAGTTCAACAAGCAG agTGCCTCACTGCAAGCACAGATCTCAACTGATGCCGGGGCAGCCAGTTCCGCCAAGAATGAGATCACAGAACTGAAACGCACTCTGCAAGCCCTGGAAATTGAACTGCAGTCCCAACTGGCCATG aAAAGCTCCTTGGAAGGGACCTTGGCCGACACGGAGGCCAACTACATGGTGCAGCTGTCACAAATTCAGATGCAGATCAGCAGCCTGGAGGAGCAGATCTGCCAGATCCGGGGTGAGACTGAATGCCAGAACGCAGAATATGAGCAGCTGCTGGACATCAAGACCCGCCTGGAGATGGAGATTGAGACCTACCGCCGCCTGCTTGATGGAGAAGGAGG tggTTCTGGTTTTGGAGGATCTGATTTTAGAAGTTCAGGATCCAGAAACATGGTATCCAGGGATTCATCCATGTCTGATGGCTCAAGATCTGGAACTTCTGTCCAAGgcagag ACCCAAGCAAGAGCAGAGTGACTAAGACCATCATAGAGGAGGTGGTGGATGGCAAAGTCATCTCATCTCAAGTCAGCAATGTTTCTGAGGTGAAACTGAAATAA